The region TGGTTTACCAAGTATCTCAGGGCTTTCTGAATGCCAAACATTCGCCCAAATTTCACCCTTTACCCATTCGAGTTCGTTGATCTGCATCAACGGTTTGCCGTCCTCTCTCATTACCGGAATTGTCTGCGCCTGCTTGAATGTTTCTGAGTCCAGAACCTTTAAGACATGCGTGCCCTGGCTCATATAAAGAGCCGAACCGTCGGTCGTCAATCCCCAACCTTCGCCCTGATAACTTAACTCTTTGACCAATTTCAATGTTTTTGCGTCGAATACACGGCAAAGCCCACCTCGCCACGTCAATTGATATATCTTGCCATTGATAATAGTAATACCCTCGCCAAAATCATCGGACGGCAGATCAAATTTTTGAAGAACTTTTCCCGTTTCAAGTTCAACCTTTCTGAGCGACGATTTGCCTTCCTGGCCAGTGCTTTCATACAGAAAACCGTCATGGTATATCAAACCTTGAGTAAAGGCCTTTGGGTCGTGCGGATAGGTTTTAATTATGTCGTAGCCGTAAACAGGCAAAGCCGTAGGCTTGGCAGCAGCCGTATTGGCGGCGTTGACATTAGGCTTTGGAGTGCTGTTGTTGTCCGAGCAGCCGAAAGCCACTAAACACAAAAAAAATACCATCAATAAACGCATATTTACTTACTTCCTAAAGCTTTATCTATTGCGGCCTTAAATGCTTCGACCGTAAGGGACCTTACCCAGATGCCGTTCACATAGATCGCGGGTGTCCCACTGACGCCATAGAATTCACCGTCGGCCATATCTTTTTTGACAGCAGCCGCTGTCTTTTCGGAGTTAAAGTCTAACTCAAATTGTTTGACATTCAAACCCAGATCGGCGGCGTATTTCTTCAATGACGCATCGTCGAGAGCATCCTGATGGGCGTAGAGAATCTCAATATATTCGAAGAATTTGCCCTGTGCATTTGCGGCTTCGGCCGCAAGAGCCGCACGCCACGCATTGAGATGAACGCCCTCAAGTGGGAAGTTGCGAACGACAAAACGGATCTTGCCCGGATATGATTCCATCGCCTTTTTCAATACCGGATGCGTGGCAGAGCATGCCGAGCATTGAAAGTCGCTGAACATCACGACAGTAACCGGCGCATTTGCCGGTCCGGTCGCGGGCGAAGTTCCGACCGAGATGTTTTGCCGCATCGGTTCAGGTGCTGTGTAGAGCATGTTTACCTGATATTTGGCAAAGAGCCGTTTTCCTAATGCATCGGTCAACGCCGCGCGTTCCTCGGTCGAAAACTCTTTTAGTTTATTAGTGATCTCGCGGCCGATCAGCGTACCTTCGTCGATGCCGAGAGATTTGGCCTCATCCGCCAGCAAAAGGTTATAGAGAGTTTCCGTTACCGCATCAACCACAGAATCGGCGAGATCGGCTTTGTCTTGGAACAACGGAATTTTCGCAAAATCCTCAAAATCTTTGAGGGTAACTGGTTGGCCGTTGATAGTTACGAGGACTTCAGTTTGAGCAAGCCCTATGGCGTTTACCTCCTTCCCACCAGTGACTTTATATTTGGTCTTTAGGCTGGTCAAAAGCGTGCCCAGCATCTTTTGTTCGGCTTGATTGCGAAGGTAATCAATGATCGCTTTTCGCACTTCTTCGAGCGTTCTGGATCCGATCTCTCTACGTTTTGCTTCATAAAGGGCTTTGATCTCGATCTCGCTAGGAGCCGGAATCTTTGCCTTTTCGGCCGCAATAAGACGACCCTGCGTAACGCCGCGTTCCTTGGCTTCAAGCTCCAAAACCTTTTCGTTTACCATCTGCTCAAAGAGGTTCGTGCGTATTTTTGGAAGATTTGCTGGATAATCAGAAACTGCTTTTTGAATTGCAGGCGGCAAATCACGAAGCCGTATCGTATGCCCCGTCGAAGTCGCTAGAATTTCGTCCGGCTTTTGCCCAAAAGCCGCGAACGTGAAAATAATAATGAAGAGAATAGTGTTGATCGATCTCATAAAGTTGCGATATTAAATTTTACCAAATATATGGGGAAAAAACTTCCGCGCTCATTCTACGTCCGCCTGGATACGATCTCGATAGCAAAAGAACTACTTGGCAAGCTGATCGTCGTTCCTGTTAACGGTCGCCGTGTTTCTGCGATGATTGTCGAAACCGAAGCATATCTGGGCGAGACCGACCGAGCGGCACACAGCTACAACGGGCGCCGCACGCCGCGAAATGAGGTCACCTATGGCAAGGGCGGACATGCGTATGTTTTCTTTATTTATGGGATGTATTACCAGCTAAATATCGTGACCGGCCCACGCGAACGTCCGCACGTTGTTCTAATTCGGGCCGTCGAACCCTTCGATGGTATTGAGATCATGCGTGAACGTCGCGGTCCGATGAAAGACCGCAATCTGACTTCCGGGCCCGGCAAACTCTGTATTGCGCTCAATATTGACCGTAGTCTAAATGGCGAAGACCTGCGCGGAAAGCAGATCTGGCTTGAAGATCACTGTACCTTTGCCCCGAACGAGATCGCCATCGGTAAACGCGTCGGCATCGACTACGCGGGCGAAGACGCGGAAAAGCCGTGGCGGTTTTGGGTGAAAGACAACGAGTTTGTGAGTAAAGTCAATAACGCTATTGACCAAGCCTCAAACTAAAGGAAGATATTCTAAATTTCTTGAGAGTAGCGACCGGGAAAATATTTTAAGTTCGGCAATTCACTTTTCAACCTATCTATATCTTCTGTTGGTAATGTGCGAAACCATTTCAACGCCTTCAGCTTTTTCAGCTTAAGAATCGGATCGATACGTTTGTCAGGGCAACTAATCATCACCGCGCTAAAGTGAATCAAGTTCGATAGCTCGCTGATTGGTTCGAAGGTGTCCACCTTTTGTTTTGTATACATGCCGCCTTCGATCGATAAGAACCTAAGGTCTTTTAGAGTAACCAAGGGCGAAAAGTCGGTTATTCTCTTAAAATTCTCGATGAAAAGTACTTGTAGCTGTGTCATTTCCGTCAATGGCAGAATACTTTGAACTTGGGAAGAACTCCCAATACCCAAATATCTCAGCTTCCGTAATGCGGACAAGTTATCAAGGGACTTTATGTTGCTCCACTTAACTTTAAGCCCCACTAAATTTTCTAACCTACAAACACTATCAAAAAGTTGTTGAGGTGTGTGCGTTGTGAACCAGAGCATTTCAATATTCTTGCAGCTTGGTAAATAGTCGATCCAATCCCTAACAAGTTTTTTTTGTTCCCCTGCTGTCAAGTCTAATCGCTGAGTACAGGCAATGTTAACTTTCGATTGTCCCTCATACTCGTCAGGCTTTGTGATGCTTTCAGGCGGGAAGTCGTTTAGCATATTCCAATACCAAAAGCCACGTTCAATCTGTTCTTCTGTAAACATAGGCTATTCACCAATTGGCATTTAGAAATCTCGCCCGAAAACTGCTATTTTATAATCTTATGTCAGAAGCTAGAGTTAAGAAAGTCAAGCCCGATATCCGGGCCATTACGCGGCTCGTTCCGGCGAGCGGGAACCTTGTTCAGGGCCAGTCGGAATTGCCGATCGACCCGCAGCTTGCGGTCGAGGCCGGGCAGATAATTGCGGCGAGCCAAAATCACTACGGCGGCAGCGAGGGCAACGAAGATTTGCGCAAAGCCGTCGCCGCAAAGATCGCCAGATACAACGGCATCGAGATCGATGTTGACGCCCGTCCGTTTGAAGTTATGATAACGAACGGCGGCACGGGAGCTTTGATCGGAATCGCCCAGAGCTATCTTCGCGGCAAGTCGGCACTTGTTTTTGAGCCTTATTATCCTTATCACCGGCGAATACTTGAGGAATTTGGCGGCAAGACGGAAACATTCGAACTCGACGAAAACCTGACGTTCGACAAGGACGCATTGCTCGCCCGCTGCAAAGAGCTAAAGGATCGCACCGAATTTCCGCTCAAGGCGATCATCGTTTGCACGCCCGCAAATCCAAGCGGCAAAGTGATGACGCAAGCCGAACTCGAAGCCGTCGCCGACGTTGCAAAACAGCTCGACCTGCTCGTAATTTCCGACGAGGTTTACGAGCATTACGTCATGGGCGAAAATCCGCACGTTTCCATCGCAAGTTTGCCTGATATGTGGGAGAGGACGATAACCGTCAACTCATTCTCAAAATCGTGGAACATTTCTGGCTGGCGTCTCGGCTACGCCTACGGCAAAGGCGAGCTGATAGCACAGGTAAACAACGCCGCTAATGTGATCTACGTCTGTCCGGCAACGCCGCTCCAGGCTGCTCTCTCTAAGGTTTTGATGGCCGATGACACATATTACCCGCGGCTCCGGGACGATTTTGACGCCAAACGCCGCAGCTTTTCAGAAGGCATTACGGATCTCGGTTTTAAGATCTACGATTCCGGTTCGGCATTCTACCTTTGGGCACGCATTCCCGAAACCTTCAGCGACGCAATTGCGTTTAACGAAATGCTTATGCGCGACGCCGGAGTCGGAATGACGCCCGGCAGCGCCTTTGCTGACAGTGACGATTGGGACGCACACGTCCGCATCTGCATCGCTCGCGAAGACAACATCCTCGAAGGTGCGATGGAAAAGCTGCAACGCGTTCTTCGCTAAAATTATCTATTTAAGTGGTGTAATTATGAAACGATCTTTTGCTCTGTTGATTTGCATAAATTTGCTCGTATCTTTGGTCTTTGCCGACGAGGGAATGTGGACCTTCGACAATCCGCCGCTAAAGCAGTGGAAGGAACGCTACAATTTTGAGCCGTCGAAAGAGTGGCTCGATAAGGTGCGGCTTGCCTCGCCAAAGGTGAACGGATCCTCGGCTGTGTTCGTCTCGCCGAACGGCTTGATCGCGACCAATCATCACGTCGCGGCGGGTTATATCGAAAAGGTTTCAAGCAAGGAACGCGACCTTTTGATGCTCGGCTACAATGCGAAAACGCAGGCTGACGAACTGAAAATTCCGGACGCGAGCGCTTCTGTTTTGTTTTCATTCGATAACATCACCACGCGTGTGCACAACGCCGCGAAAATGGGTACAAACGACGCTGACATCGCCGCAAAACGTACAGCCGAGATCGCGGCGATCGAAAAGGATTGTCCTGCGGGCTTGAAGTGCGATGTTGTCTCGCTTTACAGCGGCGGTGAGTATTGGATCTACCGTTTCAAACGTTATACCGACATTCGCCTCGTGATGGCTCCTGAGGAACAGGCTGCGTTCTTTGGCGGCGATTATGACAACTTTGTCTATCCTCGCCACGATCTTGATTTCACGTTTTTGAGAGCTTATGAGGACGGCAAGCCTGCCAGCACGCCGCAATATTTGAAATGGTCTGCAACCGGAGCAGCCGATGGAGAATTCATTTTAGTTTCCGGCTATCCCGGCTCGACGGCACGTTTGCTTACGATCGCACAGCTTGGTTATCAACGCGACATCGGCAATCCTCTGCAGGAACAGGTTTGGAAAATTCGCCGTAAGGCTCTGGAAGATTATTCAAAGCGCGGTGCCGAACAGCTTCGACAGGCAAATCCCGGAATGCGTTCGTTCGCAAATTCGCTCAAGCGTCTTGAAGGCCAGCAAAAAGGCTTGCTCAATCCACGTAATTTTGCGCGCAAAGAGGCAGAGGAAAAAGACCTGCGCGATAAACTTGCTGCGAAACCCGAACTCGATAAACAATACGCACCTGCATGGGCAGCGATCGAAAATGCTTACACCACGTTGCCAACGAGAGCAAAACAGATCGCGTTCTCAAGCCTAAGTTCATCTCAGCTTGCGACCTTTGCACGGCAGATCGTCACTTTCCAGATCGAGACCGCAAAACCCAACGGCGAACGATATCCTGAGTATCGCGATGCCCGGCTAGAAGCCTTCAAAACGTCGCTGCTTTCGCCCGCACCGATCTATGCGGATATGGAAGAAGCAGCGCTGACAGCGTGGTTTGTTGAGGCGAGAAAGGTTCTCGGCGCAAGCGATCCTTTTATCAAAGCTGCTCTCGGTGATGCCGAGCCCTCTGAGGTTGTTGGGCGAGCGGTTCGCGAAACAAAACTCATCAATCCTGCTGATCGAAAGGCACTTCTCGATGGCGGTGCGGCTGCGGTCAATGCTTCGACCGATCCGATGGTCACGCTTGCCCGCCGAGTCGATCCTATCATTCGTGAACTCCGCGAATGGAATGAAAAGAACATCACCAACGTCGAAACCGCCAACGGCACAAAGATCGCCGAGGCTCGGTTTGCGATCTACGGCAAAACGATGCCGCCGGACGCAAATTCACAGCTTCGCATCGAGTATGGTGTGGTGAAAGGCTATGACGAAGACACAACGCTTGTGCCGTATAAAACGACTTTTTTCGGGCTTTATGACAGGGCACTGAGCTTTAACGAAGCCTCGCCATTCAACCTGCCGCCGAGTCTGAAAGCCGCCCGTAACAAGATCGATCTTTCGACGCCGCTCAATTTTGTTTACAGCGCTGACACGATCGGCGGCAACAGTGGCTCGCCCGTCATCAACCGCAAAGGCGAGGTCGTCGGCCTAAATTTTGACAGCAATAACCAAAAGCTCTCAAACCGCTATTGGTACATCGAAGAAGGCGAAGGCTCACGCGCAGTCGGTGTTCACTCGGCAGGGGTCATCGAGTCGTTGAGAAAGGTTTATGATGCCGATGCATTAGTGAGGGAATTACTAGGCAGCTAGACGCCAAAGCAAGCGGCGATCGAAACGGACTTTCCTTTTCGAGTGTGGCCGTAATCCTCACCATCCCAGTTTTCCAGCGAAGCCGATCTTGATTCAAGATCGGCTTTTGTTGCAATGGGAAACAGCTCTCGCCATTCGCTGCAGGCATTTTTCTTTATCGAGCGGCGGACTGAACCAAAGATCGTGAATGCATAGCCGGACGGATTGAGGGCTTCGTTGAGATGATCGGAAACGAACGGTTCGAGCAGCTCTTCGCGCAGGTTTGAAACATTGATCGTCCATTTGCCGTCTTTCAAAATCAAAACCGATGGATGAGTTTTATTGCCGATTGAAAACGGCTCGGTCAGCCTTTCATAAAATTTCATTCCGGCGTAATTGGCATAGAGATCGGCGTTTGAATACACACCGGAAACGAGAAGACCGAAATATGTTCGCTCGCTTCGTTGTCCCCACTTAATAGCTTTAGTCGTTGCTTGCTCAAGTGTCGCGCCTTTTGACGCAGCTTCTTTCTGAATTTCGTAATACTTGTAGCCTTGCTGAAAAAAATGATCGAGTTTGTCGGTGCCAAATTCGACGCCGAACAGTCGAACGGTCGGGCTGAGCGTGACAAAATCAATCGGTGCCGCGACATAGATCGAACCGAGATAATTTGGTTTGTAAGTCGCGGGGTGTGAGCGGAATTTATGTTTATTCGCCCACCTTCCAATATGTGAATAAAAAATACTTCCGTCGCCGAGCAGTTTGTATAATTCCTTCGCGACCGCATCATTTGAACGAAGGTATGCGAGTTCCTTAATTTCTTTTTCCGCGGAATTACAGCCTGATTGTTTAGTCTGGAAAACTTCGATACAAGCCTGACGCACTGCAATGTCAGCATTGACCTTTGCTACAGCCGCGAGCAGATTTTCCTCGACATATTCCGAAACCTCATCGCCAATGTCCGCGAGCGGCATCGGCGGCAAATTGTATTGATCGGTCTCCATCGCCGAAACCGCAAGCGGCTGCACGACAAAACAGAAACTTAATAGCAGGGAAATCAACGCTTTTAGTTTCATATTGTTAAAAACTTGAAGTTGCAAACTTCACCGCACCTCACGG is a window of Chloracidobacterium sp. DNA encoding:
- a CDS encoding glutaminyl-peptide cyclotransferase; amino-acid sequence: MRLLMVFFLCLVAFGCSDNNSTPKPNVNAANTAAAKPTALPVYGYDIIKTYPHDPKAFTQGLIYHDGFLYESTGQEGKSSLRKVELETGKVLQKFDLPSDDFGEGITIINGKIYQLTWRGGLCRVFDAKTLKLVKELSYQGEGWGLTTDGSALYMSQGTHVLKVLDSETFKQAQTIPVMREDGKPLMQINELEWVKGEIWANVWHSESPEILGKPNYIARIEPATGKLLGWINLAGISPDDQAQANDPYDPKAENTLNGIAYDPIKDRIFVTGKNWKNLYEIKLKNP
- a CDS encoding S46 family peptidase — translated: MKRSFALLICINLLVSLVFADEGMWTFDNPPLKQWKERYNFEPSKEWLDKVRLASPKVNGSSAVFVSPNGLIATNHHVAAGYIEKVSSKERDLLMLGYNAKTQADELKIPDASASVLFSFDNITTRVHNAAKMGTNDADIAAKRTAEIAAIEKDCPAGLKCDVVSLYSGGEYWIYRFKRYTDIRLVMAPEEQAAFFGGDYDNFVYPRHDLDFTFLRAYEDGKPASTPQYLKWSATGAADGEFILVSGYPGSTARLLTIAQLGYQRDIGNPLQEQVWKIRRKALEDYSKRGAEQLRQANPGMRSFANSLKRLEGQQKGLLNPRNFARKEAEEKDLRDKLAAKPELDKQYAPAWAAIENAYTTLPTRAKQIAFSSLSSSQLATFARQIVTFQIETAKPNGERYPEYRDARLEAFKTSLLSPAPIYADMEEAALTAWFVEARKVLGASDPFIKAALGDAEPSEVVGRAVRETKLINPADRKALLDGGAAAVNASTDPMVTLARRVDPIIRELREWNEKNITNVETANGTKIAEARFAIYGKTMPPDANSQLRIEYGVVKGYDEDTTLVPYKTTFFGLYDRALSFNEASPFNLPPSLKAARNKIDLSTPLNFVYSADTIGGNSGSPVINRKGEVVGLNFDSNNQKLSNRYWYIEEGEGSRAVGVHSAGVIESLRKVYDADALVRELLGS
- a CDS encoding pyridoxal phosphate-dependent aminotransferase, which gives rise to MSEARVKKVKPDIRAITRLVPASGNLVQGQSELPIDPQLAVEAGQIIAASQNHYGGSEGNEDLRKAVAAKIARYNGIEIDVDARPFEVMITNGGTGALIGIAQSYLRGKSALVFEPYYPYHRRILEEFGGKTETFELDENLTFDKDALLARCKELKDRTEFPLKAIIVCTPANPSGKVMTQAELEAVADVAKQLDLLVISDEVYEHYVMGENPHVSIASLPDMWERTITVNSFSKSWNISGWRLGYAYGKGELIAQVNNAANVIYVCPATPLQAALSKVLMADDTYYPRLRDDFDAKRRSFSEGITDLGFKIYDSGSAFYLWARIPETFSDAIAFNEMLMRDAGVGMTPGSAFADSDDWDAHVRICIAREDNILEGAMEKLQRVLR
- a CDS encoding thioredoxin domain-containing protein, with the protein product MRSINTILFIIIFTFAAFGQKPDEILATSTGHTIRLRDLPPAIQKAVSDYPANLPKIRTNLFEQMVNEKVLELEAKERGVTQGRLIAAEKAKIPAPSEIEIKALYEAKRREIGSRTLEEVRKAIIDYLRNQAEQKMLGTLLTSLKTKYKVTGGKEVNAIGLAQTEVLVTINGQPVTLKDFEDFAKIPLFQDKADLADSVVDAVTETLYNLLLADEAKSLGIDEGTLIGREITNKLKEFSTEERAALTDALGKRLFAKYQVNMLYTAPEPMRQNISVGTSPATGPANAPVTVVMFSDFQCSACSATHPVLKKAMESYPGKIRFVVRNFPLEGVHLNAWRAALAAEAANAQGKFFEYIEILYAHQDALDDASLKKYAADLGLNVKQFELDFNSEKTAAAVKKDMADGEFYGVSGTPAIYVNGIWVRSLTVEAFKAAIDKALGSK
- a CDS encoding DNA-3-methyladenine glycosylase codes for the protein MGKKLPRSFYVRLDTISIAKELLGKLIVVPVNGRRVSAMIVETEAYLGETDRAAHSYNGRRTPRNEVTYGKGGHAYVFFIYGMYYQLNIVTGPRERPHVVLIRAVEPFDGIEIMRERRGPMKDRNLTSGPGKLCIALNIDRSLNGEDLRGKQIWLEDHCTFAPNEIAIGKRVGIDYAGEDAEKPWRFWVKDNEFVSKVNNAIDQASN